In the genome of Harmonia axyridis chromosome 4, icHarAxyr1.1, whole genome shotgun sequence, the window CTTTATTCATCTTTAATCATAAgttaaaaaaaatcgtaaaattcaaattgcaatttttcgTTGAATTACATTTGTTATGTCATTTTGCCTTGCAATGCTGCCATTGGGTACTCAATTCACAACGACGGTAAAGGTCCAATGTTAAGGAAGCACTAATGGTGGAAGATATACAAGGACTTAATTGATCACAGGTCTATAACTCGACAATGAATTTCTCTGAACTCTCTTCAATAAAACGAACGCTCAGTGTTAAATCTACCTTATAACCATTAATCGACTTGACGCATAATAGATAAACATTCTCGTAGAGCTAGTTGTCTGAAATGCCATCAAGGAATCTAAGTAGACAGACCGATGTATATAATATAACCCAAAATATGCCCAGCAAACATTGAGTCACTTGTGACAAACCTTCTTACCAATggttatacataggcgtacaactttgcttccgccgttttttttttgaaattcgaggcttcattgtaactAATTGgtgatacatttatgattcaaagtattgtccaccGCTGGTTACTACTtcttcccatctttcggacagcgtacgaatcccgcgttgaaaaaactggtcatcttttgaagcgatcaacgaatcgatccaattttttacttcttcataagaccggtagTGCTGGTCAGACAGATCGTGtgccattaatcgaaacaagtgattgcccgagggagcaacgtctggagaatacggtgggttgggtaggacttcccatttcaacgtttccaaatatgtcttgagCACTTTCGCTACATGGGGTCGAGAATTGTtatgttgtaaaatcactttatcatgtctcacGTTGTATTGCGGCTATTTGTCTATCAATGCCCAGCTCAaaccaatacctcctagactaGTCCTCGTTTTCTAGGAGGTAttgctcaaacgcattgatttcgttcgataacgatcgcctgtgattggtcataatacactaagccgagctggtcccaccaaatactgagaataaccttggaaccgtgaatattcggtttggccgtcgacgtgaaagcatggccggaaaacccccatgattttctgcgcttgggattatcataatgaacccattttggTTTCCagccacaatgcgatgcagaaatcccttccgtctctgccttgcaagcagctgttcacaagcaaacaaaatcTCGGCTTTATCTAGTAGGACACACAATGTCcccgtttctgaatcatttccaagactttcaggcgttttgaaatggcttgttgcatcacccCCAAtaatcctgtcaattcttgttgcgtttgacacaaccattgatcaagtaatgcctctaattctgcatattcaaaaaccttctctctagCACCACACTAAATACATTATATTAATCATGGTAGCCTTAGGCATGATAATTCCTCATGATATTTAAGGACATACGAAAATGATTTGTTTAATTTATTAGACAGAAATTCCATTATTGATGGACTGCCAATCCTAAGTAATTCCAATACTGATTTcctaaaaaaagttgaaaaaatgaagaaggaacTAACCTGGTTCAACGATGCGTACAATGCTGAAAATGCAACGATTGATTTGAAGACTCTAGGTAATACCtccataatgaaaaatatattgttatacTTTCTCCATTCTTGTTTTTTTAAAGGAAAATTCTCAATTGGAAATGAACACCAAATCACGAAACCATATGCGGAATGTCCAAAAACACCGCTGAATGGAAAAGGACATTGTGTTCTTCTGGGTGACTGTCCACAAGTTTATCCCCTACTCGATTCCTTGACATCCTATATTCAATTCTTCTGTCCACTTGAAAAGTGAGtataaaatttcaatctatGTAGTTCAATTACATTTCTTAAAAAGATTTATGGATAACACTTTCAGATGATTCTGAACAAATTTATCCAATGAaggtagggattcacggtttggcttgatttccaagctacttggcttgagcttgacttgatttcaagtcaatcaagctcaagtcaaatagtagtttttcaaactCAAAtccagtcaagtatttattcatcaaatacttgaatcatatcaagctatttgattttcagcagttttattgtgtagtgtcatatcaataataataaatgatgaaatgagagggAGCCTTGCAAacaacacttttatttattaaacttattgtataaaagaaccgaaaatatcaactttttttaaatagaaacataaattaattcactataaatcaaaacaaaataaaaaattataaaaaaaaataagtttcttaatattgagagacctccaggctttgtttgatttcataattttccatccaggatctgagacacatgAGGTATCTTatggatttgtcgcctaacctattgcgggtttttgtaattgtaagagcagctctggaaaattgtctttcagcaggagctgaagatgctggcgttgataaaaaaatccttggctattttggccaagtttggaaagatatttctgaaactaccaaaatttacTAATAGAAATgtagaaaactactaataaagtcacactggcgaatgcttcagtctctcggcgctcgaggaatctcaTGTTTTAGTGTGAGCGCgaacgagattgcagaaatatacgtgcgacgcgtgcatatcaagctcaagtaatatcaagtagcttgatatcaagtcaagcaataaatttctagaatcaagtcaagtcaagctcaagtttgtaatttttttttttttttcaagtcaagtagttggtcaagctacttggcttgatgggTCCCTAGATATAGGCATCATATATTGCGCTAAATCACCCAAAACTCCAAATATCttaaaaacataaaaaccaTAACAACACATATTTCAGACtttttagaattttaaatttcatgGTTGAATTCACTGATGGAGAGTTTTGGGTTCAAATCAAATCTGTCCTGCCGGCCGTGCATGCacataataaattttgaaacaaaaaacgatagtatatttttgaatgaatctgATATTTTCGCCAAATTACATGAGGATAGTGAAAAATTGACATATTTTTCTTTCTCACCAAAAATGATCGATATCGATAAGTTTTGTTAATTTTAGCTTTTATTGGTCCCTTATCAGAAAGGAATATGAGATTAGCTTTTCTGGGCCTGGCCCCACTTTTTGAGACTTCGCAGAGTGTTCCTCCTAATTCCCAGAAAATCTGAGGTTTTGATAATGATCCAATAATAAGGGCACATCTATGTGTAATCAAATCTTTGAACATTGAAGTTGGCAACAAACTTCTATGGAATTTGATATAAGAGATTCTTAAATTCTGAACTACTTTATGTGCTCTAGATTAATTCGTgtgatttaaaatatttttttctttttacagATTCGCAGGGGTATGTTGTCCTACAACAAATACGACGAAGAAAACCTAGTAACTATTATACTTTTTACCAATCTGAAATACATAGTTTTTTCTAGTTTatgttttatttcaaattattatccATAATTGTTATAAATCATCACcctgaaatattccatttttctcGACACAGTGTCACTAGTACTTTTAGAGCTACAGTCTCacattgtttggaaatacatatGGCTAAAAGTGTAaatgtttcattgaattttcagattgcatggaataaatgaactcAAGTTTGTTTCATATTCTCAAAAcataccgtttttgagatatttcgatttttcataatttgaaaCCTAATGacttaatgaaattattcaaatgagattttgaaagttaaTCCTAGACGAATGAAGGTGAGTACCTattgactttttgataatcattgagaactctacgAGGTGTTCAAAATAGACCgtcgcgtcaatggtggaaGACCCTGTAGAATAAGCCGTCGAATATAGGTAATTATGTCAGTTCACCAGCGTAGAAtagttttttcaactttttgtaGATATCACTAATAATTGATCTAATGATCTAATCATTTCATTAGATTATTTCTGTTAACCATCCAATAATACCAATTGATTATGACGATTTCAATGTTCTATATCATTCTGATTGGctcttaaaattattattagtcaGTATTCAATtgattgaaagaattgaaattaaaaccgattcatttgaaattgtaaCGCATACTCAATATCTTTAATATTACTTATTTTGTACAGTAATGTACAATGTACCTACTAAATGttgattctgaaatttttctgtcTATGAAGAAAATGTTGATAGTGTAGGTAATTCAGTTTAAATGATCCTAACATGTGAATTGAAAAAGTTTAAATCAGATGTAGGTAAGTACAATTCTCGtcaaaacataatttcaatgaatgcaAATCTAAAATTCTATCCACTTATAAATATACATATGGTATAGTTCACAATTGTGGAAGTGGTGTACTGGCAACAAACATTGACAATCAGAATGAATGACAACATCGGTAATTCCAGCATGACATACTTCCATAAAGATCGggtaataatttatttcctCCTTTTGTTCGATTTTCCTAGTGTATTCTAATGAATTTCTATAGAGTATATCTACTATAATTTATGAAGATACATAcgatttatgaatgaattatgaAAAAGAGTTAAGgttttcaaatgattatttcgTTCAGAATTTGCATTATGAGCAGGGCCGTCTTTAAACTATTTGAGGCCCTGGGCACATTAGGATCATGGGGCCCCTATGACCTTGAGAAAACACTATTTAGTTATAATATATAAAGAAAATAGACAAACAaggttctaaatttatttttatttagttactaactataaaaaaataggatatataaaaaataatctacaaAAGTAACTCGCTTAGCATAAAATCCTTAGATTAATTCTATGTTGATTGCAAAGGTACCCTTCTAGATTTAAGATGAGCAAAATCGTTAATCACTTCTTCAAAATCTATGGTATTGAGAATATCACATTCTATGGACATCAGCGACAAACTAGTTAATCTCTCTTGAAGCATTGTACTtcttaattcattttttattcgttTCAATTTGGAGAAGGAGCGTTCTCCGCTGCAGTTAGTTATCATCATGCTTAAAAATATTCTCAATGCAATACATACAGCCACATATTTTTTACACCAATAGATATTTTGTGTTTCCCATCACTGACCCATCTGTCAAAAAGTTCAAGCTATGTTGTACAAGGTATAGCTATGCGCATGCGACAAACTAAAGCTAATAAGCGTAGGTATTGAAGTAGGTCATTATCAtcagatttttcaaaattaatgtttTTCGGTAATACCTAAATATCGGTTATCATTTGGTAATCTGGCAGGAACTAGGGGGCCCCATTCGATCGCGGGGCCCTGGGCACGTGCCCATAGTGCCCAGTGGAGAAGAGGGGCCTGATTATGagatataaaattcattcgatTTTGATTCGGAGTCTACCGGAAGAATAGtggaaaaaattacaaaaattccaCTGACATGTTTTTCAAACCATTCTGAACAATTTGGTTTCGGGTCTATATAATCTATACcaatgatttaattcatgtaaCATCCAATGATATGGTTATGTTTGCTGATGATGTGTCAATGATTTTGTCTCGTAAGACTGTGACTGAATGCAAGGATCAGCTTGAATGTGACTTGAAAAATCTTGAAGAATGGTTTAAAAGAAATGAATTGGTAATAAACATCGACAAAACAAAATTGCTTGTCTTTAGGGAAAGAAATAAAGATGCCATAAGCTTGACATACCATGGTAAAACGATCAAGACAGAGGATGCAGTACCTTTCCTGGGGATATATATCGATAGGGATTTGAGTTGGAAaacacaaattgaaaatctgtctACAAGTATTGCAAGATATTGCTATGCTTTGAGGATATTGACCAATACAATTAGTGAAGAGGCGGCCCTGACAGCTTATTATGCCTATGTTCAGTCCAAGCTCAGGTACGGAATAATTTTCTGGGGTAATTCTGTTGAGGCTGAGAGAATATTCATAATGCAGAAGAGATGCTTGAGAactatcttcaaaatgaaatacaatgagagctgtagaaatatatttattggtaATAACTTATTGACATTGTACAGTCTGTTTATTTATGAATGTGTTATGTATGTAAGCAACAACTTCAATGATTTTAAAGAATTACTGTTAAGTCATGAATACAATACcagaggaaaaaattatctcagtagagaaaaaacaaattttagttATATACAAAGGAATGCTGTATATTTTATAATCACAGTATGGaataaatttcctcaaaattttaaatgcatgcctattgcaattcaaagaaaaagattaaaaatgtttttggtTAGTAAATGTTATTATAGTGTTAAGGATTTTTTAAGTGAAAAGGATTTTGATTCATTATAGTGTTCATATGTATTGATATGTATTGACGTGATCTACATCTGTTGATATTTGATCAAATAaaggatattattattattattattattattatatctttgtcTGTCTGTGTGCACATCCTTGTATCAGCCATAACTCTTACAATTTTTatccgattttaatgaaatttggaacGATATTCAGTTTGACTTGTGGATAAACCTATAAAATTCAGCTTTCGCAGAGGAAGGGTGGACGTTCAGAATAGAGAATTCTCCTcaattattgatttcattcatgcattttttcaaattatttgcaGGAACTATTTGAATTCAGTTTTCAAAAGTGGTTGCTTGTACAACCAATCAAATGCAAAATATGATATGACATATATGAAGtatcctatttttttttctattctttgGTCATTGGCTTCTACTGTAATCTTGatcttgaatgaaatttattatgaAACGATAATAATCTAGGAATGCTGacttttcatcagaaaaatattaagaAGCATATTGCCACACccattgaaagataatttcttAGTTCCAAATTTGTATTTCGTCAATATACTTTTCaaacaaatttcaaaagaatGCATTCAGGGAGATTTTATCTTGTCTTCTACAAGATTGACTTGTGGTTAGGTTGGTACTTATATCTTCTGATACGCGAAGAAGTAGAGCTATATCAATATCTCTAACCATGTGTGGTGATGAAACTTCCGGAACAAATGcaatttttcggttttttccatAATCGATAGtttttataaatataaatattgttgAGTTCATTTCCTACCACAGTTTCCTTTTCATGACACTTGATCACATTCGATCTTCGTCTTTTTTCGAATACCATCCTTCTAAATCTAAAGTGATGCAAAATCCACGATCGATGAAGATAATATATACCCAAGAGACTGTTCAAGTTCAATATGAATGACAGCCCAATTGCCCAAATTAATATCTAACACTTCACTCCACAAGTCCCGGATCTAAacagaaaaaatacattttttcttgaaagttCGACATTCAGGAGTAATACATGTACCCCAAGGTTCCTCtaacatttcaataatttttctgcagaaagaTTCATATttgcaatcacttcttcattaaagATGATATAGTTGGAGCAGAGTCTAATAAAACATACCAAGCtattgctttgcttgcacagtattttttctCATCAAAAAACAGTACCATATTCCGAAATGTTGACGCCACTTCTGAAGCTTGACactaacagaaaaaaatatgtgGTATGGTACTGGCGCTGGTATTCGATCTCTTGATCACTGGAGATGCTAACTGCAGATGAGTATCACCTTAATGAAAGACAAGTTTAATGAAAAAACTTGTAAAAAATCAATGATGTTAAATCATGAGCGTTCGAGCGCTTggcattcatgcgccaattgcaccattGGAAAACTACCACAAATATGGCGGTGTGGTACCAGTTTGGGTGCATAAAAGGTGGTGGACGTGGTGGGGAATTTTGGCTAACAACCATATACATACTTCGTAATTGTAAAATTTATCTTGAGTCCAAACTCTTCACTGATCTGGTTTGTCAGTTCCATAAAGAATTCAAGTTCTTCTTATACTTGCTAATACCATCGAGCTATCTGATATTGTTACCATTTACTTTGATCCCGATTTTCTTTTCTTGTTATTGCTGTCCTGAATATCTCACCAGTGTAGATGTTGAAATATGTAGGCGAGAGGTCGCAGCCCTTTAAAACACTAAATTCCTATATTGTCAGAAGATGTCAGAATCCTAATCTCCGCTGTTTGTCTACAATAGTAATATCCTTTCAATATCTTACAGTTTTTCCGAGTATTCTCATGGATTTATTATCAAAGGCTTTTGGGTAATCAAGGAAACAAGAGATTGTGAAACAACTCAACACTGATACCTCTACATATATATCTGTAAACCAACATCTaactgaagaaattcgaacCCCTACGGGTATAAGACAGGGAGATTCACTAAGCCCCTTTctcttcaatatcaaaatggacCAAATAATACATCGCGTCAAGAATTCTGGAATGGGTATTAGACTAAGCACAGGAGCTATAAAGATCGTTTGCTACGCCGATGATGCGATGATCTTGGCAGAATGCGAGGATGACCTACAGAGACTGTTATATTCATTCTTCCTAGAAGCATGCAAATTCAACATGCAAATATCGATCCCAAAAACAAAATCAATGGCCACAAGCGAAGAACCAAAACGATGCAAACTTGTCTTTGCAGACCAACCTATAGAACAAGTTATGTCGTTCAGTTATCTTGGCGTGGAGATATCCTCGAACCAAGATAGAACACACGAGGTTCGTAAGCAGGCAGATAAAGCATGCAGGGTTGCTGGTGCACTCCGCGACGTCATATTCAACAACAAACATATAAGTAAACATTCGAGAGCTAGGATCTACAACACTTGTGTTCGACCCATAGAAACTCGAGCAGATAAAAAGAGAACAAAGTCCATCTTAAGAACGACGGAAATGAAGATACTGAGAACCATATCTGGGTACACGCTGAGAGATAGGAAGGGGAACACAGCCATCCGAGAGGAATGCCAGACTCAGGTCATAGTAAAGTGGGGAAGAAAACGACGACGATATTGGAACGACCACGTCAGCAGAATTGCTAGGATAGCCCGAGACTGAATCCCAGGTACCAGAAGACCAGTCGGCAGACCTCCTAAGCgctggaaagactcctggatatctacatccaccgaggaataaagtggaatatacaagccctaggcttaaattgagaagaagaagaaggtaaTACATGTACACATCCTTGCATTTATGTAGCAGCAATGTAGTGCGAAGGTTTGTACCATATATAAGATATTTGGGCACGAAAATACGATAGGGTTTCTAAGAAAATCAATGACCTCCGGAggttagattagatttaattaagtaGGTTCTTTTTCACTGTaccctaatggtctattgtgaccccccccccccccatcAAAGCTATCCACTCCAAAATGTGAACTACAACTGGcctttcagttccagagttctaatggactccagtatctgggatggcttcaatgaGGCTAATtcttcacttctacaagtttcgtgtccaaagcaaATTTTGCTTTGGACAACTGGGAGAGTGTACTACTTTTTCCAATCTTCTTCTCtacttagtatcgtaatgaagattttttcgatgctaattttctttatcatctcgtCACTGGGAAGGTTAGCTGATGGTTTGTTATTAGTCAGGGAGGATCAGGCTCTCTTATTCCTAATTCCTTCATTGTCGGTACTTTGCCTATAGATAGTCTTAGGACCTCCGGAGGTTAATACTTTCTTCAAGTGTCAGATGGTAGTGTTGGTTTATTAGATGATTGCCTCATCTCAACCTCCGTCTTTGAGGTGCACGATGTTCCTGTGAGACTAAATGTTGTCTAGTTTCAGAGCAGTCATGTTTCAGCTATCATTTACTTTTAATGTAGTCACTATTTTCAAAAGCATTCAGTATATTTCGAATGGCAGTTCTCTAAACgaattgaagaaaaagtttCGTAGGCAACTGCTGTTGACTCAGCTCAGTTAATTCAATTTTAGTTGGTGCTTGGCCTGTTGTGGGATTGATACGTTTATTGAATACAAATCTTTTATTTGAGTTGATTATTCGAGTATGTTGACTCATTATCTCATGTGTTatgaatgatttttattttctgaagtCAAGCTAGACTTCGCCTCGATACTGTTCGTAGTAATACGGgcactctattattattattattttcattgttgcaggaaatgtttttcaattcaaattcaccGAATGAATACAGTTCTGATGAGAATTCCCAAATCCGATCATCAGCTTCTTTCAATCCAGACGTCACAGTTATGACATGGACGATCATCGAATGTTTTTATCGGTAGATGTGACCGGAATACGTATTTTACAGATCTTAGCCTGCTTTCTTAACGAGCACGTCAATTCTGTAGAACTTCGTCTGGTAATTCCCTGAAAATTCAGATTAGTACTCTGGGATAAGCGAGGTCATCAATATTTTGATGATGGTGGGAGATAACTTAATACCGGTTCAACACTGTTAAGAGACATTCAGACCATAGACATTGAGGCATAGCAGGAATTTGTTGAGTTTGTGTTCAGTGGCGAAGCTTATCTCTTTTGGTGAGTTTCGGTGAATCATTTTGTTATTCTACGAATTTTCAATATCATGTGATCTTTTTTGTTTATGTGATTCGGCTTGGAAGTTGAAATACTCAACTTACCGCTCGGTCTTTGCCTGAAAAAAGAATAGATGTAATTTGTGAATTCATAGAATATGTTTTGACGAATATACCTAAGTTGATATGTTTCTTTTTATGTATTTAAACTATCACTATTATATTCAAGTTTTGCAAGTATCTTACATGGAGAACTTACGAAAACTATGATCTTTAAAGTGAGTTAACATataaaattgattcaaaatCTGATCATTTTACATGCATTTGGAGATTCATCAGACCATCAAAATGTTTCTAGTGTTTTTATTCACTTAGGCTTATGTAGTCCTGTATGACCTCTCAGAAATGATGATTTCGTTGTTTATAGTAATAACACTTTTAAAACATCTTTCAACGTCGTAACATTCTTTTTAGCCTTTCATGATTATATGGACTGTTTATTTATGAAAGAATCTTAATCATAAAGGagtcaaaaattcaaatcaatatcGATCTGATACGCTTCTGAACTATATCAGTTTGAACGAATGGT includes:
- the LOC123677812 gene encoding uncharacterized protein LOC123677812, which translates into the protein MDQIIHRVKNSGMGIRLSTGAIKIVCYADDAMILAECEDDLQRLLYSFFLEACKFNMQISIPKTKSMATSEEPKRCKLVFADQPIEQVMSFSYLGVEISSNQDRTHEVRKQADKACRVAGALRDVIFNNKHISKHSRARIYNTCVRPIETRADKKRTKSILRTTEMKILRTISGYTLRDRKGNTAIREECQTQVIVKWGRKRRRYWNDHVSRIARIARD